In Oncorhynchus tshawytscha isolate Ot180627B linkage group LG23, Otsh_v2.0, whole genome shotgun sequence, the following proteins share a genomic window:
- the LOC112235064 gene encoding hemicentin-2-like isoform X2: MEYPLVWVLILVLLNFTTDVSGQVVVPSMNPLAVGSNVTLNLVPQSPINIGTWSYETTTIVLFYPGGSSVGTSYRGRVLFSSSELSISSLQLNDSGRYTVQGMEPVLNAVVTLSVQEPISNVTLRANDTNLVELNDTAMFTCSVSSGTSLSYRWMNGSSEVTASDRVRLGGGYSTLTIVSVTRHDEGPFRCEIINGISNGTSQPIGLNVRYGPSNLTMMVVPEMTIGHTAYKTGSDITLSCSAQSKPAESYKWRFNGMFLNEQSPQLSLQNTRENQTGSYACLAYNNVTIQFANINTMIKIVEPISAVSLNRDGKPPILDQLFTLRCEVTGPVNYIHWLMNGQLISLNNRTFFSTVNNTMVINPIQLSDNGEYLCEAFNAVSNLTSMTYKLVVNFGPERPAITTPDIAMTGHIVTFNCSASSQPLSQFSWFFNGSQVATGTVYEMGPLTLASHGEYTCVAFNNITCRNSTVSKMLTVVATVTMTMVKVIGAQPILNERFSLTCGTAGTVYSIQWMRNGWPLYADNRTDFSMNNNTLTFNSVQHSDKGDYQCSASNPLSNMTSTEYRLIVNYGPELPIITGPALGETGHSVTFNCSASSQPLSQFSWFFNGSQVATGSVYETGPLTLASHGEYTCVAFNNITCRNSTVSNMLTIVAPVTMTMVKVIGAQPILNERFSLTCGTAGTVYSIQWMKNGWPLFADNRTDFSMNNNTLTFNSVQHSDNGDYQCSASNPLSNMTSTEYRLIVNYGPEMPIITGPALGETGHSVTFNCSASSQPLSQFSWFFNGSQVATGSVYETGPLTLASHGEYTCVAFNNITCRNSTVSNMLTVVATVTMTMVKVIGAQPILNERFSLTCGTAGTVYSIQWMKNGWPLYADNRTDFSMNNNTLTFNSVQHSDKGDYQCSASNPLSNMTSTENRLIVNYGPELPIITGPALGETGHSVTFNCSASSQPLSQFSWFFNGSQVATGSVYETGPLTLASHGEYTCVAFNNITCRNSTVSNMLTIVAPVTMTMVKVIGAQPILNERFSLTCGTAGTVYSIQWMKNGWPLFADNRTDFSMNNNTLTFNSVQHSDNGDYQCSASNPLSNMTSTEYRLIVNYGPELPIITGPALGETGHSVTFNCSASSQPLSQFSWFFNGSQVATGSVYETGPLTLASHGEYTCVAFNNITCRNSTVSNMLTIVAPVTMTMVKVIGAQPILNERFSLTCGTAGTVYSIQWMKNGWPLFADNRTDFSMNNNTLTFNSVQHSDNGDYQCSASNPLSNMTSTEYRLIVNYGPELPIITGPALGETGHSVTFNCSASSQPLSQFSWFFNGSQVATGSVYETGPLTLASHGEYTCVAFNNITCRNSTVSNMLTIVAPVTMTMVKVIGAQPILNERFSLTCGTAGTVYSIQWMKNGWPLFADNRTDFSMNNNTLTFNSVQHSDNGDYQCSASNPSAT, encoded by the exons ATGGAGTATCCTCTGGTGTGGGTTCTCATCCTGGTGCTGCTCAACTTCACTACAG ATGTCTCTGGCCAGGTGGTGGTTCCCTCGATGAACCCCTTAGCTGTGGGCAGTAATGTCACCCTGAACCTAGTTCCTCAAAGCCCCATCAACATAGGGACCTGGTCATATGAAACTACAACCATCGTACTTTTCTATCCTGGTGGCAGTAGTGTGGGTACAAGTTATCGAGGCAGagtcttattctcctcctcagaGCTGTCCATAAGCTCTCTCCAACTCAACGACTCAGGACGATATACCGTGCAGGGAATGGAGCCAGTCCTGAATGCTGTGGTTACTTTGTCTGTCCAGG AGCCCATTTCAAACGTGACTCTAAGGGCCAACGACACTAATCTAGTGGAATTGAACGACACTGCCATGTTCACCTGCTCCGTCTCCTCTGGCACCTCCCTCTCCTACCGCTGGATGAATGGCAGCTCAGAGGTCACAGCCAGTGACAGAGTTCGGCTTGGTGGTGGGTACAGCACTCTCACCATAGTCAGTGTGACACGACATGATGAAGGGCCGTTCAGATGTGAGATCATCAATGGAATCAGCAATGGAACCAGCCAGCCCATTGGCCTCAATGTTAGAT ATGGCCCAAGTAACCTCACCATGATGGTAGTTCCTGAGATGACCATAGGACATACAGCCTACAAGACGGGCTCTGACATCACTCTGTCCTGCTCCGCTCAGTCCAAACCCGCTGAGTCCTACAAGTGGAGGTTTAATGGGATGTTCCTCAACGAGCAAAGCCCACAGCTCAGCCTGCAGAACaccagagagaaccagacagGAAGTTATGCCTGCTTAGCCTACAACAATGTCACAATCCAATTTGCCAATATAAACACAATGATAAAGATCGTGG AGCCGATATCAGCGGTTTCGTTGAACCGTGATGGGAAGCCACCGATACTGGATCAGTTGTTCACTCTGCGGTGTGAGGTGACTGGACCTGTAAACTACATTCACTGGCTGATGAACGGCCAGCTCATCTCCCTAAATAACAGAACATTCTTCTCTACGGTCAACAACACAATGGTTATCAACCCAATCCAGTTGTCTGACAATGGAGAATATCTCTGTGAGGCCTTTAATGCTGTTAGCAACCTGACCAGCATGACATACAAGCTTGTGGTAAACT TTGGACCAGAGAGACCTGCTATAACTACTCCGGATATAGCAATGACAGGACACATCGTGACcttcaactgctctgcctcctctcagcctctcagccagtTCAGCTGGTTCTTCAATGGATCCCAGGTGGCGACAGGCACAGTGTATGAGATGGGCCCACTGACCTTAGCCAGTCATGGGGAATACACCTGTGTGGCCTTCAACAACATCACTTGCAGAAACAGCACTGTCTCCAAGATGCTCACTGTTGTTG CAACAGTGACCATGACCATGGTGAAAGTAATTGGAGCCCAGCCAATCCTGAACGAGAGATTCTCTCTGACCTGTGGCACCGCTGGAACGGTTTACTCCATTCAGTGGATGAGGAACGGCTGGCCTCTGTATGCTGACAACAGAACAGACTTCTCTATGAACAACAATACACTGACATTCAACTCTGTCCAGCATTCTGACAAAGGAGACTATCAGTGTTCTGCTTCCAACCCCCTCAGCAACATGACCAGCACAGAATATAGACTGATCGTCAACT ATGGACCAGAGTTGCCTATAATAACAGGACCAGCATTAGGAGAAACAGGACACAGCGTGACcttcaactgctctgcctcctctcagcctctcagccagtTCAGCTGGTTCTTCAATGGATCCCAGGTGGCGACAGGCTCAGTGTATGAGACTGGCCCACTGACCTTAGCCAGTCATGGGGAATACACCTGTGTGGCCTTCAACAACATCACTTGCAGAAACAGCACTGTCTCAAACATGCTCACTATTGTTG CACCTGTGACCATGACCATGGTGAAAGTAATTGGAGCCCAGCCAATCCTGAACGAGAGATTCTCTCTGACCTGTGGCACCGCTGGAACGGTTTACTCCATTCAGTGGATGAAGAACGGCTGGCCTCTGTTTGCTGATAACAGAACAGACTTCTCTATGAACAACAATACACTGACATTCAACTCTGTCCAGCATTCTGACAACGGAGACTATCAGTGTTCTGCCTCCAACCCCCTCAGCAACATGACCAGCACAGAATACAGACTGATCGTCAACT ATGGACCGGAGATGCCTATAATAACAGGACCAGCATTAGGAGAAACAGGACACAGCGTGACcttcaactgctctgcctcctctcagcctctcagccagtTCAGCTGGTTCTTCAATGGATCCCAGGTGGCGACAGGCTCAGTGTATGAGACGGGCCCACTGACCTTAGCCAGTCATGGGGAATACACCTGTGTGGCCTTCAACAACATCACTTGCAGAAATAGCACTGTCTCAAACATGCTCACTGTTGTTG CAACAGTGACCATGACCATGGTGAAAGTAATTGGAGCCCAGCCAATCCTGAACGAGAGATTCTCTCTGACCTGTGGCACCGCTGGAACGGTTTACTCCATTCAGTGGATGAAGAACGGCTGGCCTCTGTATGCTGACAACAGAACAGACTTCTCTATGAACAACAATACACTGACATTCAACTCTGTCCAGCATTCTGACAAAGGAGACTATCAGTGTTCTGCTTCCAACCCCCTCAGCAACATGACCAGCACAGAAAATAGACTGATCGTCAACT ATGGACCGGAGTTGCCTATAATAACAGGACCAGCATTAGGAGAAACAGGACACAGCGTGACcttcaactgctctgcctcctctcagcctctcagccagtTCAGCTGGTTCTTCAATGGATCCCAGGTGGCGACAGGCTCAGTGTATGAGACTGGCCCACTGACCTTAGCCAGTCATGGGGAATACACCTGTGTGGCCTTCAACAACATCACTTGCAGAAACAGCACTGTCTCAAACATGCTCACTATTGTTG CACCTGTGACCATGACCATGGTGAAAGTAATTGGAGCCCAGCCAATCCTGAACGAGAGATTCTCTCTGACCTGTGGCACCGCTGGAACGGTTTACTCCATTCAGTGGATGAAGAACGGCTGGCCTCTGTTTGCTGATAACAGAACAGACTTCTCTATGAACAACAATACACTGACATTCAACTCTGTCCAGCATTCTGACAACGGAGACTATCAGTGTTCTGCCTCCAACCCCCTCAGCAACATGACCAGCACAGAATACAGACTGATCGTCAACT ATGGACCGGAGTTGCCTATAATAACAGGACCAGCATTAGGAGAAACAGGACACAGCGTGACcttcaactgctctgcctcctctcagcctctcagccagtTCAGCTGGTTCTTCAATGGATCCCAGGTGGCGACAGGCTCAGTGTATGAGACTGGCCCACTGACCTTAGCCAGTCATGGGGAATACACCTGTGTGGCCTTCAACAACATCACTTGCAGAAACAGCACTGTCTCAAACATGCTCACTATTGTTG CACCTGTGACCATGACCATGGTGAAAGTAATTGGAGCCCAGCCAATCCTGAACGAGAGATTCTCTCTGACCTGTGGCACCGCTGGAACGGTTTACTCCATTCAGTGGATGAAGAACGGCTGGCCTCTGTTTGCTGATAACAGAACAGACTTCTCTATGAACAACAATACACTGACATTCAACTCTGTCCAGCATTCTGACAACGGAGACTATCAGTGTTCTGCCTCCAACCCCCTCAGCAACATGACCAGCACAGAATACAGACTGATCGTCAACT ATGGACCGGAGTTGCCTATAATAACAGGACCAGCATTAGGAGAAACAGGACACAGCGTGACcttcaactgctctgcctcctctcagcctctcagccagtTCAGCTGGTTCTTCAATGGATCCCAGGTGGCGACAGGCTCAGTGTATGAGACTGGCCCACTGACCTTAGCCAGTCATGGGGAATACACCTGTGTGGCCTTCAACAACATCACTTGCAGAAACAGCACTGTCTCAAACATGCTCACTATTGTTG